The DNA sequence GGAGTTAATGGGCATGCGGTCCCCCAGCAGGTCAATGCAGATATCATGGGAACCGGTGATGGTCAGCCGCTCATGTACCTCGTCCAACGTCCGCAGGAGCCGGACCCGGATGGTTTCGCCGCGGGACAGACCTTCGTCCTGCTGTTCGATGATGCCGATGCCGTCGCTGCGCACCAGGCTCATGGAGACACCTGCGCCACTTCGCGAGGGTGTGGCCCGGTAAATGCCGTCTTCGTAGTGGAGACTGACCCGTATATATTCCTTGTTTTTCAGGGACGAATGCACATCCGCTGTCAGAATGGCTTCGACGAAGGTATCTTTCACCGGCCGGGCCGTCAGACGGGCCAGTACCGGGGCAGCGAATTCCTGGAAGCTGATGTAGCTTGATACCGGATACCCCGGAATTCCGATGACCGGCGTTGTTCCAACCTTTCCTAGAATCGACGGTTTACCCGGTTTTATAGCAATGCCATGGACGATGACTTCTCCCAGTTCCGCCACCGCCCGGGCTGTAAAGTCCTTTGTTCCGGCGGATGAGCCGGCTCCGACCAGAACCAGGTCCGACCCGACAGCCGCCTGGGCAATGGCTGATTTAATCCGGTCATATTCATCCGGGATCGGATCCCAGCGCCGGACCACACCGCCGGCTTCTTCCACCAGCCCTTTCAGCATCCAGGAATTGGAATCGGGGATATGTCCTTTGGTGACTTCTTCCGGAGTTTCCACCAGCTCCGTACCGGTGGGCAGGATAGAAACCACGGGACGCCGGATGACCTCCAGCTCGGAAATGCCCCCCGCAATAAGGGATCCCAGATCAAAGGGCCGGATGACATGCGCCCGGGGCAGGATCATTTCCGTCGCGACAATGTCCTCGCCGATGGGCCGGACGTGCTGCCAGGTAATGGCCGGCTGATAAATCAGAAGATCCTGACCGTCCTGGATCAGATCTTCCTTCATGATCACGGCATCAAAGGGTTCTTCCACCGGATTGCCGGTATTGACGAACACAAAGTTGTCCCCTTCCACCAACCGCACCGGTGCCTGCGGGCGGGCGCTGCGGGTCACTTTGGAGACCACCGCGGCCCCGTCCATGGCGGCACAGTTAAAGGCCGGCGAGGACAGAACGGCCTGCACCGCTTTGGCTGTCACTCGGCCCAGACTCTCGGTAACCGGCACCTGTTCCGTCGCCGGCTGCAGCTCCAGAGCACCCAGATAAGCCGATCTGGCCTCTTCCTCCCGGGTATTTCCGATATATCGCTTTTCATTCATCATAATAAAATCACATCCACTACAGTGCCCGCGTCCAGGCCTTCCGCTTCCTCTGGGATCAGGGTGAACCCCTGAGCCTGAGTCAGCTGGCTGACCAGTGCGGAATTGGAATAATACGGCTGACAGAATAATTCCCCATCCTGTTCGGATAAGGTCAGGAACTGACAAGTGAGGCGTCCCGGCTGTGAGGGAAAATTCACCCGGGTCCGGGCTTTCACCATGACTCGGGGAACCTGGCTGCGGGTCTGTTCCCTGAAAAAGTCGGTTACCAGGGTTTTAAACAGCATCATGGCAGAAACCGGATGCCCCGGCAGTCCGATGACTGCTTTGCCCTGGATCGAAGCGCCGATGGTGGGCTTGCCCGGCTTGATCCGGATGCCGTGGAACAGGATGTCTCCCCCCAGATCGAGGATGGCCTGTTTGGTGTAGTCGCGTTCTCCGGCGGAGCTGCCGCCGGACAGAAGCACCAGATCTGCCTGATCCAGGCCCTGGCGAATAGCGCTGCGGATTTCTTCCAGATCATCCCGCACCAGGGTTGTTCCCACGGGATTCAGTCCGGTTTCCCGGCACAGGGCCGCCAGACTGTGGGAGTTAATATCCCGGATCTTGCCATCGGTCAGTTCCTCCTGGGGGGAGGCAAACTCATCACCGGTGGAAATAATGAACACATTCGGCCGCTTCAGGACTGGCACCTGCAGCTGGTTCAAACTGGCCAGGGCCGCGATGTCCTGGCTCTTGAGGCAATGGCCCTTTGGCAGAACCAGCTGACCCTGGGCCACATCTTCTCCTTGGAGAACCAGATTGCTGCCAGGCGGAACACTTTTCTGAATCAGAACCAGGTCATCCAGCACCCTGGTATCCTCGATCATGACCATGGCGTCGGCCCCCTGGGGGACCATGCCGCCAGTGGGCACATACAGAGTTGCCTCCGGGGTGACCTGGGTCGTGGTCATTGTGCCGATGGGGATGCTGCCCAGTGATTTCAGCACCACCGGAATGGACTCCGAAGCGCCCTGGGTGGTCAGCGAGACGACGGCATAGCCATCCACCGTTGACCGGTTATAGTACGGGATATCCTCTGAAGCCAGCAAATCGGCAAACAGGCACCGCCCCAGGGAAT is a window from the Clostridiaceae bacterium HFYG-1003 genome containing:
- a CDS encoding molybdopterin molybdotransferase MoeA; protein product: MKFLKTVSLDQAVNLLNQHCTLPRENEMVKLEDSLGRCLFADLLASEDIPYYNRSTVDGYAVVSLTTQGASESIPVVLKSLGSIPIGTMTTTQVTPEATLYVPTGGMVPQGADAMVMIEDTRVLDDLVLIQKSVPPGSNLVLQGEDVAQGQLVLPKGHCLKSQDIAALASLNQLQVPVLKRPNVFIISTGDEFASPQEELTDGKIRDINSHSLAALCRETGLNPVGTTLVRDDLEEIRSAIRQGLDQADLVLLSGGSSAGERDYTKQAILDLGGDILFHGIRIKPGKPTIGASIQGKAVIGLPGHPVSAMMLFKTLVTDFFREQTRSQVPRVMVKARTRVNFPSQPGRLTCQFLTLSEQDGELFCQPYYSNSALVSQLTQAQGFTLIPEEAEGLDAGTVVDVILL
- a CDS encoding molybdopterin biosynthesis protein — translated: MNEKRYIGNTREEEARSAYLGALELQPATEQVPVTESLGRVTAKAVQAVLSSPAFNCAAMDGAAVVSKVTRSARPQAPVRLVEGDNFVFVNTGNPVEEPFDAVIMKEDLIQDGQDLLIYQPAITWQHVRPIGEDIVATEMILPRAHVIRPFDLGSLIAGGISELEVIRRPVVSILPTGTELVETPEEVTKGHIPDSNSWMLKGLVEEAGGVVRRWDPIPDEYDRIKSAIAQAAVGSDLVLVGAGSSAGTKDFTARAVAELGEVIVHGIAIKPGKPSILGKVGTTPVIGIPGYPVSSYISFQEFAAPVLARLTARPVKDTFVEAILTADVHSSLKNKEYIRVSLHYEDGIYRATPSRSGAGVSMSLVRSDGIGIIEQQDEGLSRGETIRVRLLRTLDEVHERLTITGSHDICIDLLGDRMPINSTHVGSMGGVLAMRNQEALLAPVHVLDETDGSYNLHLLKKYFPGNTHVLLRGPGRIQGLMVKKGNPDGIHSIHDLTRPDVLFMNRQRGSGTRIFVDHLLRQEAINPEQIQGYEREATTHTTVAAAVAQGNATAGAGVLSAALALNLDFIPLGQEHYDFLVARDNLEDERIQAFLGYLRSVSFRQELEERGGYLTDDLGMILEADDVERSI